A genomic stretch from Caulobacter sp. FWC2 includes:
- a CDS encoding glycoside hydrolase family 2 protein produces the protein METRLKALIGAACALTLLAPLGASASSPTLTRADNRDGQDLSGTWRYSVDPYRDGLAGFHRGPPGEGHRRYDDVDVDAVTRAKPNALYEYDMDRSPTATLPQGWVGHDPSLRYYQGLMWYERRFDAPALKPGQRAFLRFEAVNYTAKVFLNGKSVGEHEGGFTPFSLEVTETLRASNNQITVGVDSTPQADGVPPPVTDWENYGGVTRPMRLVITPGTFVDEAWVRLTKDGKIAATVKLDGAQAANQEVHVRIAELGLDVSGKTDAGGVLNASIAAPKSLVRWSPEKPKLYDVVVQAGEDRLTDRVGLRTIETRGSQILLNGKPIFLRGISVHEEEFGDNPARTITEAGARALLAEVKEGLHGNFVRLAHYPHSEITTRVADEMGLLVWSEIPVYWLVDFGNPRTLELARGMLADNIRRDRNRASIIMWSVANETPITDPRNTFLYQLVDDVRALDDSRLVTAALLTARKTNNGVVEMGLNDPLADKLDVLAANTYNGWYTDDTLDSLPAMTWKATDKPMVFSEFGADALSGFSDPALMRKFSEDFQKKYYEKTLAMAAKVPTLAGMSPWILKDFRSPRRQNPIYQQGWNRKGLVSPTGRRKPAFFVLQGFYKQKEAGQKVDGK, from the coding sequence ATGGAAACGCGATTGAAGGCTCTGATCGGCGCGGCGTGCGCCCTGACCCTGCTGGCGCCGCTAGGCGCATCGGCCTCCTCCCCCACCCTGACCCGCGCCGACAATCGCGACGGCCAGGACCTCTCGGGGACCTGGCGCTATTCGGTCGATCCCTATCGCGACGGCCTGGCCGGCTTCCACCGGGGGCCGCCGGGCGAAGGCCACCGCCGCTATGACGACGTCGATGTCGACGCGGTGACCCGGGCCAAGCCCAACGCCCTCTATGAATACGACATGGACCGCTCGCCCACGGCCACCCTGCCCCAGGGCTGGGTCGGGCACGACCCGTCCTTGCGCTACTACCAGGGCCTGATGTGGTACGAGCGGCGCTTCGACGCCCCGGCGCTGAAGCCCGGCCAACGCGCCTTCCTGCGCTTCGAAGCGGTCAACTATACCGCCAAGGTGTTCCTGAACGGCAAGAGCGTCGGCGAACACGAGGGCGGCTTCACCCCCTTCTCGCTGGAAGTCACCGAGACCCTGAGGGCCAGTAACAACCAGATCACGGTCGGCGTCGATTCCACGCCCCAGGCCGACGGCGTGCCGCCGCCAGTGACCGACTGGGAGAACTACGGCGGCGTCACCCGGCCGATGCGCCTGGTCATCACGCCCGGCACCTTCGTCGATGAAGCCTGGGTGCGCCTGACCAAGGACGGCAAGATCGCCGCTACCGTCAAGCTGGACGGCGCGCAGGCCGCCAACCAGGAGGTGCATGTCCGCATCGCCGAATTGGGCCTGGACGTCTCCGGCAAGACCGACGCCGGCGGCGTCCTCAACGCCTCGATCGCTGCGCCCAAAAGCCTGGTCCGCTGGTCGCCCGAGAAGCCCAAGCTTTACGACGTCGTCGTCCAGGCCGGCGAGGACCGGCTGACCGACCGGGTCGGTCTGCGCACCATCGAGACCAGGGGCAGCCAGATCCTGCTCAACGGCAAGCCGATCTTCCTGCGCGGCATCTCGGTCCACGAGGAGGAGTTCGGCGACAACCCCGCCCGCACCATCACCGAGGCCGGAGCCCGCGCCCTGCTGGCCGAGGTCAAGGAGGGCCTGCACGGCAACTTCGTGCGCCTGGCCCACTATCCGCACAGCGAGATCACCACCCGCGTCGCCGACGAGATGGGCCTGCTGGTCTGGAGCGAGATCCCCGTCTACTGGCTGGTCGACTTTGGCAATCCGCGCACCCTTGAGCTGGCGCGCGGGATGCTGGCCGACAACATCCGCCGTGATCGCAACCGCGCCTCGATCATCATGTGGAGCGTCGCCAACGAGACGCCGATCACCGATCCGCGCAACACCTTCCTCTACCAGCTGGTCGACGACGTCCGGGCGCTGGACGACAGCCGCCTGGTCACCGCCGCCCTGCTGACGGCGCGCAAGACCAACAACGGTGTCGTCGAGATGGGCCTCAACGACCCGCTGGCCGACAAGCTCGATGTGCTGGCCGCCAACACCTACAACGGCTGGTATACCGACGACACGCTCGACAGCTTGCCGGCCATGACCTGGAAGGCCACGGACAAGCCGATGGTGTTCTCGGAATTCGGCGCCGACGCCCTGTCCGGCTTCAGCGACCCGGCGCTGATGCGCAAGTTCTCTGAGGACTTCCAGAAGAAGTACTACGAGAAGACCCTGGCCATGGCCGCCAAGGTCCCGACCCTGGCCGGCATGTCGCCCTGGATCCTCAAGGACTTCCGCAGCCCCCGGCGCCAGAACCCGATCTATCAGCAGGGTTGGAATCGCAAGGGCCTGGTTTCGCCGACGGGGCGGCGCAAGCCGGCGTTCTTCGTGCTGCAGGGCTTCTACAAGCAGAAGGAAGCCGGCCAAAAGGTCGACGGGAAATAG
- a CDS encoding TetR/AcrR family transcriptional regulator, with translation MAKGGDPLVLTPRIPGEDVRPMAQSQKSVKKREAILRAAIEIINAKGFAAATMTDIAAALHLKDAALYYYFPNKQALAYAGHQQSLERFEAILIKVDADGGTGSCKLRRFLQALLDDAVDNGPQLYFGDSSYLDQAQRQAIEAWTARLSRRLERFLEEGMADGTIAPCEPALVVQLMVGMLIWLTKWAPGTPGLTNQRLLDAIEALAMKGLAGPRAPAPPEACG, from the coding sequence TTGGCTAAGGGCGGAGACCCTCTGGTCCTGACTCCCCGGATTCCGGGGGAGGATGTCAGGCCGATGGCGCAGAGCCAGAAGTCGGTGAAGAAGCGCGAAGCGATCCTGCGCGCGGCCATCGAGATCATCAACGCCAAGGGCTTCGCGGCGGCCACGATGACCGACATCGCCGCCGCCCTCCATCTCAAGGACGCTGCGCTCTACTACTATTTCCCCAACAAGCAGGCCCTGGCCTATGCCGGCCACCAGCAGTCGCTGGAGCGGTTCGAGGCCATCCTGATCAAGGTCGACGCCGACGGCGGGACGGGTTCGTGCAAGCTGCGGCGTTTCCTTCAGGCCCTGCTGGATGACGCCGTCGACAACGGGCCGCAGCTCTATTTCGGCGACAGCTCCTATCTCGATCAAGCCCAGCGGCAGGCGATCGAGGCCTGGACCGCGCGGCTGTCCCGGCGGCTGGAGCGATTTCTGGAAGAGGGTATGGCCGACGGCACCATCGCGCCGTGCGAGCCGGCCCTGGTGGTCCAGTTGATGGTCGGCATGCTGATCTGGCTGACCAAGTGGGCGCCAGGCACCCCGGGCCTGACCAACCAGCGCCTGCTGGACGCCATCGAAGCCCTGGCCATGAAGGGCTTGGCCGGCCCTAGAGCCCCAGCGCCGCCCGAAGCTTGCGGGTGA
- a CDS encoding AraC family transcriptional regulator, which yields MSYQPANRAFETASTRFDGVIAGQVLGDEVGAFAPDLKDILARAERAIGNDLDATRALLAEASAMVAQAAETHGRAREVSLGGLAPWQAKRVSAHIDANLGGAIPVSYLADLVTLSAGHFSRAFKQTFGDTPHGHVMRRRVETAKAMMLRSAEPLSQIAYLCGFADQAHFSRTFRKLAGETPLAWRRAHYAAA from the coding sequence ATGTCCTACCAACCCGCCAACCGCGCTTTCGAGACTGCCTCCACCCGCTTCGACGGCGTCATCGCCGGTCAGGTCCTGGGCGACGAGGTCGGCGCCTTCGCGCCGGACCTGAAGGACATCCTGGCCCGCGCCGAACGCGCGATCGGCAACGACCTGGACGCCACCCGCGCCCTGCTGGCCGAGGCCAGCGCCATGGTCGCGCAAGCCGCCGAGACCCACGGCCGAGCCCGCGAGGTCAGCCTGGGCGGCCTCGCCCCCTGGCAGGCCAAGCGGGTCAGCGCCCATATCGACGCCAATCTGGGGGGCGCCATACCGGTCTCGTACCTGGCCGATCTGGTGACGCTAAGCGCCGGCCACTTCAGCCGCGCCTTCAAGCAGACCTTTGGCGACACCCCGCACGGACACGTGATGCGCCGACGGGTCGAGACCGCCAAGGCGATGATGTTGAGGAGCGCCGAGCCGCTGAGCCAGATCGCCTATCTGTGTGGCTTCGCCGACCAGGCCCACTTCTCGCGGACCTTCCGCAAACTGGCCGGCGAGACGCCCCTGGCCTGGCGTCGAGCCCACTACGCGGCGGCCTGA
- a CDS encoding TonB-dependent receptor, protein MRNVHLLGVSALALAIAAPAYAQTTQADGNSISEIVVTATKREQTLQDVPISVAVTGQQTIERAQVRDLIDLQSVVPSLKVQQFNAAGQTNFVIRGFGNGNGNDGIESSVGIFIDGVYRSRSAAALDDLPEIERVEVLRGPQSTLFGKNVSAGAISIVTKKPQFDFGGKVEGTYGNYNTRQIKGTITGPLSETLAVRLSGSLNKRDGYFTNLTTGADVNDRDRWSIRGDMLWEPTDKTSFRVIADYNKINETCCGVTSIFNGPATLAIGGLLRKPISDTTKIFDRDVIFNTDPENKLSGKGVSGQLDHDLGFAKLTAITAYRNQKNASFQDIDFTGADISNNRTANTIKTFTQEVRLASSGDGPFNWLIGGFYQNEKLDTGRTVTYGADIRAFADALSGVVNTATLPAAIRPALTGRSNIYTLEFLQSLVTPSIKPGLTYFQPGQGISDYYKMKQESYSLFSQFDYKVTEKLTLTGGLAYMNDTKKARSNVVLNDPFSSLNLQNVPQFGALGLPVNAFGALGALQFFYGNDPTHGPVNYPNATESGQLKGDKVTYAVRAAYDFGAINAYASYSTGWKAGAFNLSSDSRPPNANGVGRTAQPENVNVYELGVKASFPGGYANIAAFKQSIKGFQSNAFTGLGYSLVNAGEESVKGFEVDSAWRPVQWLNLAASVTYLDPKYDSFSGAACVAFDTVRCPVDPATGRRPNFRNLTGDTPAGISKWSFSTSATINHDITENWNGYARVEYDHSSKVQLTETVSPTLASYGTDVVNASLGVINTTHQLEIGLWARNLTNDESLISAFPTVAQDGSYSGYPNAPRTYGLTVRKSF, encoded by the coding sequence ATGAGAAACGTCCATTTGCTGGGGGTCTCGGCCCTCGCGCTCGCCATCGCCGCGCCCGCCTATGCGCAAACCACCCAGGCTGACGGAAACTCGATCTCGGAAATCGTCGTCACCGCCACCAAGCGGGAACAGACCCTGCAGGACGTGCCGATCTCGGTCGCCGTCACGGGGCAACAGACCATCGAACGCGCCCAGGTCCGCGACCTGATCGACCTGCAGTCGGTCGTTCCGTCGCTGAAGGTCCAGCAGTTCAACGCCGCCGGCCAGACCAACTTCGTCATCCGCGGCTTCGGCAACGGCAACGGCAACGACGGCATCGAAAGCTCAGTCGGCATCTTCATCGACGGCGTCTATCGCTCGCGTTCAGCCGCCGCCCTCGACGACCTTCCGGAAATCGAGCGCGTCGAAGTGCTGCGCGGCCCGCAGTCGACCCTGTTCGGCAAGAACGTCTCGGCCGGCGCGATCAGCATCGTGACCAAGAAGCCGCAGTTCGACTTCGGCGGTAAGGTCGAAGGCACCTACGGCAACTACAACACCCGCCAGATCAAGGGCACGATTACCGGCCCGCTCAGCGAGACCCTGGCGGTGCGCCTGTCGGGCAGCCTGAACAAGCGCGACGGCTACTTCACCAACCTGACCACCGGCGCCGACGTCAACGACCGCGACCGCTGGTCGATCCGCGGCGACATGCTGTGGGAACCGACCGATAAAACCTCGTTCCGCGTCATCGCCGACTACAACAAGATCAACGAGACCTGCTGCGGCGTGACCTCGATCTTCAACGGTCCGGCCACCCTGGCTATCGGCGGCTTGCTGAGGAAGCCGATCAGCGACACCACCAAGATCTTCGACCGCGACGTCATCTTCAACACCGACCCTGAGAACAAGCTGTCGGGCAAGGGCGTCTCGGGCCAACTCGACCATGACCTCGGCTTCGCCAAGCTGACCGCGATCACGGCCTATCGGAACCAGAAGAACGCCTCGTTCCAGGATATCGACTTCACCGGCGCGGACATCTCCAACAACCGCACGGCCAACACCATCAAGACCTTCACCCAGGAAGTGCGCCTGGCGTCGAGCGGCGACGGCCCGTTCAACTGGCTGATCGGCGGCTTCTACCAGAATGAAAAGCTGGATACCGGCCGTACGGTCACCTACGGCGCCGACATCCGCGCGTTCGCCGACGCGCTGTCGGGCGTCGTCAACACGGCCACCCTGCCGGCCGCGATCCGCCCCGCCCTGACGGGCCGATCGAACATTTACACCCTGGAGTTCCTGCAGAGCCTGGTGACGCCGTCGATCAAGCCCGGCTTGACCTACTTCCAGCCCGGCCAAGGCATCAGCGACTACTACAAGATGAAGCAGGAGTCGTACTCGCTGTTCAGCCAGTTCGACTACAAGGTCACCGAGAAGCTGACCCTGACCGGCGGCCTCGCCTACATGAACGACACCAAGAAGGCCCGCTCGAACGTCGTTCTGAACGACCCGTTCTCTTCGCTGAACCTGCAAAACGTTCCGCAGTTCGGCGCTCTCGGCCTTCCGGTGAACGCCTTCGGCGCCCTGGGCGCCCTGCAGTTCTTCTATGGCAACGACCCGACCCACGGCCCGGTCAACTATCCGAACGCCACCGAGTCCGGTCAGCTGAAGGGCGACAAGGTCACCTACGCCGTTCGCGCGGCCTATGACTTCGGCGCGATCAACGCCTATGCCAGCTACTCCACGGGCTGGAAGGCCGGCGCCTTCAACCTGTCGTCGGACAGCCGTCCGCCGAACGCCAACGGCGTGGGCCGCACCGCCCAGCCGGAAAACGTCAACGTCTACGAACTGGGCGTGAAGGCCAGCTTCCCGGGCGGCTACGCCAACATCGCGGCGTTCAAGCAGTCGATCAAAGGCTTCCAGTCGAACGCCTTCACCGGCCTCGGCTACAGCCTGGTCAACGCGGGTGAGGAGTCGGTGAAAGGCTTCGAGGTCGACAGCGCCTGGCGTCCGGTCCAATGGCTGAACCTGGCCGCTTCGGTCACCTATCTCGATCCGAAGTACGACAGCTTCTCCGGCGCGGCCTGCGTGGCCTTCGACACCGTCCGCTGCCCGGTCGACCCTGCCACCGGCCGTCGTCCGAACTTCCGCAACCTGACGGGCGACACCCCGGCGGGCATCTCGAAGTGGTCGTTCTCGACCTCGGCGACGATCAACCACGACATCACCGAGAACTGGAACGGCTATGCGCGCGTGGAATATGACCACAGCAGCAAGGTCCAGCTGACGGAAACGGTGTCGCCGACCCTGGCCAGCTACGGCACCGACGTCGTCAACGCCAGCTTGGGTGTCATCAACACCACCCATCAGCTGGAAATCGGCCTGTGGGCCCGCAACCTGACCAACGACGAAAGCCTGATCTCGGCCTTCCCGACGGTGGCCCAGGACGGCAGCTACAGCGGCTATCCGAACGCGCCGCGCACCTACGGCCTGACGGTTCGCAAGAGCTTCTAA
- a CDS encoding type 1 glutamine amidotransferase domain-containing protein produces the protein MSNQTLSGRKVAVLATDGFEQSELEKPVEALKAAGATVEVVSPKAGEIQGWEHQDKGRTVAVDRELSAANPQDYDSLVLPGGVINPDALRLEHEAIDFIKHFVTAKKPIAAICHGPWTLINAGAVEGKEMTSWPSLEIDLKNAGAKWVDREVVVDDGLVTSRKPDDLPAFCAKMIEEFAEGRH, from the coding sequence ATGTCCAATCAAACGCTCTCCGGCCGCAAGGTCGCCGTGCTCGCCACCGACGGCTTCGAGCAGTCGGAACTGGAAAAACCCGTCGAGGCCTTGAAGGCCGCCGGGGCCACCGTCGAGGTGGTGTCGCCCAAGGCCGGTGAAATCCAAGGCTGGGAGCACCAGGACAAGGGCCGCACCGTCGCGGTCGACCGCGAACTCTCCGCCGCCAACCCTCAGGACTACGATAGCCTCGTCCTGCCGGGCGGGGTGATCAATCCCGACGCCCTGCGGCTGGAGCACGAGGCCATCGACTTCATCAAGCACTTCGTGACGGCGAAAAAGCCGATCGCGGCGATCTGCCATGGGCCGTGGACCCTGATCAACGCCGGCGCCGTCGAGGGCAAGGAGATGACCTCCTGGCCATCGCTGGAAATCGACCTCAAGAACGCCGGCGCCAAGTGGGTGGACCGTGAGGTGGTCGTCGACGATGGCCTCGTCACCTCGCGCAAGCCCGATGACCTGCCGGCCTTCTGCGCCAAAATGATCGAGGAATTCGCCGAAGGTCGCCACTAG
- a CDS encoding ATP-binding protein, translated as MIDSSSAMFALAASEDIERRRQDLAEMLDAAHDAIFVSDLEGRITFWNRGASALYGYAREDAVGRDPDVLLATRYPAEIAAIKAQLIEAGHWEGELTRTTAAGETVVIDGRWTLRRDADGAPVEVLETGRDVTAAHRAALALKYSEYRYSNVFRAMAVSFWELDFNGLSQMLAELQGQGVTDLRAHVAAHPEVVRRMIDVSQVVDVNDKSVALFGAPREELLGSVSRFWPRSSEGVFAESVFAALERRHSYEAEARFYKSDGTEFDALFTTCYPRDGVKRGTVLIGIVDISDRLAAQDALRKAEADLAHAARVSTLGELTASIAHEVNQPLAAIVTNGEAGLRWINRAEPDLEEARAAMSRMIVEGQRASDIISRIRALASNKDPQRAPVALNAAIEDAALLLKRELAAHDVRLIMALSPDVGEIRGDRVQLQQVVINLAMNGIQAMGGGATTVRDLTLSTRRAGEHVVLEVADTGPGVAPEDVQNLFKAFHSTKATGMGMGLSISKSIVEAHGGGISVQTAPGGGALFRVVLPAA; from the coding sequence ATGATCGACAGTTCGTCCGCGATGTTCGCCTTGGCGGCCTCCGAAGATATCGAACGCCGGCGCCAGGACCTGGCCGAGATGCTGGACGCGGCGCACGACGCCATCTTCGTCAGCGATCTTGAGGGCCGGATCACCTTCTGGAATCGCGGCGCGTCGGCGCTGTACGGCTATGCGCGCGAGGACGCCGTGGGCCGTGATCCCGACGTCCTGCTGGCGACGCGCTATCCAGCCGAGATCGCGGCGATCAAGGCCCAGCTGATCGAGGCCGGCCACTGGGAGGGCGAGCTGACGCGGACCACGGCCGCCGGCGAGACCGTGGTCATCGACGGCCGCTGGACTCTGCGCCGAGACGCGGATGGCGCGCCGGTGGAAGTCCTGGAGACCGGTCGCGACGTCACGGCCGCGCATCGGGCGGCGCTGGCGCTGAAATACAGCGAGTACCGCTACAGCAACGTCTTCCGCGCCATGGCGGTGTCGTTCTGGGAGCTGGACTTCAACGGTTTGAGCCAGATGCTGGCCGAGCTGCAAGGGCAAGGCGTGACCGATCTCCGCGCCCACGTCGCGGCCCATCCGGAGGTCGTCCGGCGGATGATCGATGTCTCGCAGGTGGTCGACGTCAACGACAAGTCCGTCGCCCTGTTCGGCGCGCCGCGCGAAGAGCTGCTGGGGTCGGTGTCGCGGTTCTGGCCCCGGTCCAGCGAAGGCGTGTTCGCCGAGAGCGTCTTCGCGGCGCTGGAACGGCGGCATAGCTATGAGGCCGAGGCGCGGTTCTACAAGTCCGACGGGACCGAGTTCGACGCCCTGTTCACCACCTGCTACCCCCGCGACGGGGTCAAGCGGGGCACGGTGCTGATCGGCATTGTCGACATCAGCGATCGGCTGGCGGCCCAGGACGCCTTGCGCAAGGCCGAGGCCGATCTGGCCCACGCCGCCCGGGTCTCGACCCTGGGCGAGCTGACCGCTTCGATCGCCCACGAGGTCAACCAGCCCCTGGCCGCCATCGTCACCAACGGTGAGGCCGGGCTGCGCTGGATCAATCGCGCCGAGCCCGACCTTGAGGAGGCCCGCGCCGCCATGAGCCGGATGATCGTCGAGGGACAACGGGCCTCGGACATCATCAGTCGCATCCGCGCTCTGGCCTCGAACAAGGATCCGCAGCGCGCGCCGGTGGCGCTGAACGCGGCGATCGAGGACGCCGCCCTGCTGCTGAAGCGCGAGCTGGCGGCGCACGACGTTCGACTGATCATGGCCTTGTCGCCGGACGTCGGCGAGATCCGAGGCGACCGGGTGCAGTTGCAGCAGGTGGTCATCAACCTGGCCATGAACGGGATCCAGGCGATGGGCGGCGGCGCGACGACGGTGCGCGACCTGACCCTCTCCACACGGCGCGCCGGCGAGCATGTCGTGCTGGAGGTGGCCGACACGGGTCCAGGCGTCGCTCCGGAGGACGTGCAGAACCTGTTCAAGGCGTTCCACTCGACCAAGGCGACGGGAATGGGCATGGGCCTGTCGATCAGCAAGTCGATCGTGGAGGCTCACGGTGGCGGGATCTCGGTGCAGACCGCGCCGGGCGGTGGCGCCTTGTTCCGCGTGGTCCTGCCTGCCGCTTAG
- a CDS encoding response regulator transcription factor produces the protein MTPQTVHIVDDDGALREALGSLFRSVGLETRAFGNAQEFLQSGHAHDAGCLVLDVRLPGLSGLDFQEKLAAAEIRMPIVLMTGHGDIPMSVRGMKAGAVDFLTKPFRDQDMLDAVAAALERDQAARAQQGGLDDLRTLYETLSMREKQVMALVASGLMNKQAAHQLGLSEITVKIHRGNLMRKMEAKSLADLVRMAETLKLRPEDPS, from the coding sequence ATGACGCCCCAAACGGTCCATATCGTCGATGACGACGGCGCCCTACGCGAGGCGCTGGGCAGCCTGTTCCGGTCCGTGGGACTGGAGACCAGGGCGTTCGGCAACGCGCAGGAGTTCCTGCAATCGGGCCATGCCCACGATGCCGGCTGCCTCGTCCTCGACGTGCGCCTGCCGGGCCTGTCCGGCCTCGACTTCCAGGAGAAGCTGGCCGCCGCCGAGATCCGCATGCCGATCGTGCTGATGACCGGTCATGGCGACATCCCGATGAGCGTGCGCGGCATGAAGGCCGGGGCCGTGGACTTCCTGACCAAGCCCTTCCGCGACCAGGACATGCTGGACGCCGTCGCCGCCGCCCTGGAACGCGATCAGGCGGCGCGCGCCCAGCAGGGCGGTCTCGATGACCTGCGCACGCTCTATGAGACGCTGAGCATGCGCGAGAAGCAGGTCATGGCCCTGGTCGCCAGCGGCCTGATGAACAAGCAGGCCGCCCACCAGCTGGGTCTCTCCGAAATCACCGTGAAGATCCATCGCGGCAACCTGATGCGGAAGATGGAGGCCAAAAGCCTGGCCGACCTGGTCCGCATGGCCGAGACCCTCAAGCTGCGGCCTGAAGACCCTTCGTGA
- the msrA gene encoding peptide-methionine (S)-S-oxide reductase MsrA, translating to MLSSTKTPEKLSEMPTVETALPGRPEPIATAETHFINGHPLKGPYPDGLETAILAMGCFWGVERVFWQVPGVHVTAAGYAAGITPNPTYEEVCTGRTGHTEVVLVVFDPKVVTYEALLKAFWENHDPTQGMRQGGDIGTQYRSGLYVTNDAQGSAAVASREAYQQALSAKGLGDITTEIATAGPFYFAEAYHQQYLAKNPDGYCGIGGTGVVCPIGLGVGASVEA from the coding sequence ATGCTGTCGTCGACCAAGACCCCAGAGAAGCTGAGTGAAATGCCCACCGTCGAGACCGCCCTGCCCGGTCGTCCGGAGCCCATTGCGACGGCGGAGACGCACTTCATCAACGGCCATCCGCTGAAGGGTCCCTATCCGGACGGCCTGGAGACGGCGATCCTGGCCATGGGCTGCTTCTGGGGCGTGGAGCGGGTGTTCTGGCAGGTCCCGGGCGTCCATGTGACCGCCGCCGGCTATGCGGCCGGGATCACGCCCAACCCGACCTATGAGGAGGTCTGCACCGGCCGCACCGGGCACACCGAGGTCGTGCTTGTCGTGTTCGACCCGAAGGTCGTGACCTATGAGGCCCTGCTGAAGGCCTTCTGGGAAAACCATGACCCGACACAGGGCATGCGTCAGGGCGGCGACATCGGCACGCAATACCGCTCGGGCCTCTACGTCACCAACGACGCGCAAGGCTCCGCCGCCGTGGCCTCCAGGGAAGCCTATCAGCAGGCCCTGTCCGCCAAGGGCCTGGGCGACATCACCACCGAGATCGCCACTGCCGGCCCGTTCTATTTCGCCGAGGCCTATCACCAGCAGTACCTGGCCAAGAACCCTGACGGCTATTGCGGCATCGGTGGCACGGGCGTGGTCTGCCCCATCGGCCTGGGTGTGGGCGCGAGCGTCGAGGCCTGA
- a CDS encoding response regulator has translation MPSSPLICVVDDDDSVRVSLEGLLRSLGHRVQAFDSATAFMASAARGQADCVISDLQMPGMTGVEMKEAMIAAGEKTPVILITAFADDIQKLRAEKAGVTCFLPKPFNGEKLIDCLNQALLPRDAGEDPKTACRP, from the coding sequence TTGCCCTCCTCCCCGCTCATCTGTGTCGTCGACGACGACGACTCGGTCCGCGTCTCGCTGGAAGGGCTGCTGCGATCGCTGGGCCACCGCGTCCAGGCGTTCGACAGCGCCACGGCCTTCATGGCCTCGGCCGCTCGGGGCCAGGCCGACTGCGTGATCAGCGACCTTCAGATGCCCGGCATGACGGGCGTCGAGATGAAGGAGGCGATGATCGCGGCGGGCGAGAAGACCCCGGTGATCCTGATCACGGCCTTCGCCGACGACATCCAGAAGCTCCGCGCCGAGAAGGCGGGCGTGACCTGCTTCCTGCCCAAACCGTTCAATGGCGAGAAGCTGATCGACTGCTTGAACCAGGCGCTGCTCCCCCGCGATGCTGGGGAGGATCCTAAAACGGCTTGTCGCCCTTGA
- a CDS encoding MmcQ/YjbR family DNA-binding protein, which translates to MTPEAFDEACLALPGATMSVQWGDDHVFKVCGKMFAVRGEGVTLGGGISFKASDVAFEVLTETGRARPAPYLARARWVHFAELSELDADEVADWVRSAHGLVAAKLTRKLRAALGL; encoded by the coding sequence ATGACCCCCGAGGCGTTCGACGAGGCCTGCCTGGCCCTGCCGGGCGCCACGATGTCCGTTCAGTGGGGCGACGACCACGTCTTCAAGGTCTGCGGCAAGATGTTCGCCGTCCGCGGCGAGGGCGTCACCCTGGGCGGCGGAATCTCGTTCAAGGCTTCGGACGTTGCGTTCGAGGTGCTGACGGAGACCGGCCGCGCCAGGCCCGCGCCTTACCTGGCCCGCGCCCGATGGGTGCATTTCGCGGAATTGTCCGAACTGGACGCCGACGAGGTCGCCGACTGGGTCAGGAGCGCCCACGGCCTGGTCGCCGCCAAGCTCACCCGCAAGCTTCGGGCGGCGCTGGGGCTCTAG